DNA from Mesorhizobium loti R88b:
CGGTACCGAGACCGGCATTGATGATGGTGACGGTGAGCAAATAGTGCGAGATTTCACGCTCGACATCAAAAACGACACGCAGCGCCCGCTTCTTCTCACTGAGGTTGGCGAAGGACTGGATGATCTTTTCGTAGAACATTGTGCCCGAGGCGAGCAGGAACAGTGACAGCACGAAGATGATGGTGAGGCTTGTTCCCGCTGACAGGATATTGCTGGCGGCCGACGACAGGATGCCGGACTGGGCAACCGCCACCTTCTGCACGCCGGGCTCCTGCGTGGTCTCGGTCAATTGCTCGATCTGATGCGAGACCTGCATGATCTTTTCCAGCGGACGCTGCAGTTGCGCCAAACGCTCGGTGAGCTGCTGGCCGATCGATGACGTGTTGTTGATGAGATCGATCACCGGGCCTGAGAGCAGGTAGCCGGCGCTGGCAAACATGCAGATCGAGAGCAGAACCAGAAGGGTCGCCGAGATCACTTCGGGAATGCCGCGCTTGCGCAGCAGCCGCACGATCGGCGTCAATGTCAGGGCCAGCAGGAAAGCCAGGATGACCGGCATGAAGAAGGCGCGGGCGAAATACAGCGCGTAGATGGTCATGAAAATAAAGATGCCGATGAGCAGCGAGCGCATCAGATGCGTATCGGCACGCGTCGCGACGCGCACCTCTTCTGCCTCGGCAGCGC
Protein-coding regions in this window:
- a CDS encoding AI-2E family transporter — protein: MKTEPAVLGAGAAEAEEVRVATRADTHLMRSLLIGIFIFMTIYALYFARAFFMPVILAFLLALTLTPIVRLLRKRGIPEVISATLLVLLSICMFASAGYLLSGPVIDLINNTSSIGQQLTERLAQLQRPLEKIMQVSHQIEQLTETTQEPGVQKVAVAQSGILSSAASNILSAGTSLTIIFVLSLFLLASGTMFYEKIIQSFANLSEKKRALRVVFDVEREISHYLLTVTIINAGLGTVIGLGLWALGMPNPLVWGVTAALLNFLPYVGALLTLVLVTVMALISFDTISYALLAPAFVLLCDIVEGQFVTPMVVGRRLEINAVAIFIAIAFWSWLWGFVGALMAVPLLVVIKVFCDHFDGLSHVGNFLAAQQTAVAEEESTNENGKAAT